agtgttgcgagttgtaagaaatcttgagtttcagtttataacgaaaatatggcatttttcattaatttttctattaatattttcagaaatattgattttaatttttcaaaaaccactctacattacatgtttgatgttatgaaacgtaaaagagatgatttggtttggccctggacacgttatatatcggttatacacaaaaaagtcgcatttttcaactattgcgcaataatgcgtttttgctgtccaaacggctccaatttcgccttttttgacctttgtgaagaaatcgacttttggcgatgtatactgccatctacagttcaCCTTACCTTTATCCTCGTCTTTCTCAGGCTGGCGTTACgttcactgtctgtctgtctatctgtctctctctgtctttctcttaTAAACTTTTCTTTCCAGGTTTTCCACGTATCGTCAGTCAAGCTAAAGCACTGAATATCAGTCAACAATTAGATAGCGTCATCAATTTGGAAGTACCCTTTGACGTCATCATAAAAAGATTAGAAGGCCGGTGGGTTCATCCACAGAGCGGCAGAGTATATAATATGGAATGGAATCCACCAAAGGaatatgtatgtaactatatgcATTGAACTCTCATGCATATCTTTCTGCCTATATTACCTACctgtttctttaaaaaaaataagacaCCAGCATTTATTCATTTTAGTTATTTCAAAGGGGCCAACAGCAAGCCTCCGCGTCTGGCGAGATTTGAAGGTTTGATATTCGGTGAAATTCGCCCGCAAGGCGTAGTCTTTAGTGGTATATAGTTACTAGATTTAAATTTATTCCAGTCGAAATAGAATATATAATACTTGGACGACTTATGGCATTTGgagaaacgaaacgaaacgaaacgaaacgaaacaaaacaaaacaaaacaaaacaaaacaaaacaaaacaaaacaaaacaagacaagacaagacaagacaagacaagacaagacaagacaagacaagacaagacaagacaagacaagacaaaacaaaacaaaacatgtttttttcgTTTCGCAGAATACCGTAAGCCCTCGTCCAGAAAGTCAGACCACTATGGATTTCAAAAATACTGGTCTTATCCAGATCAGAACGTACTACCATCACATTCGGTTTTGTTCGACAATATGTTCGGAAACATTGTCCGCTATGTTGAACAAGACTAACAGACGTTACTGTTTAGACCATGGTTGCGCTATTGAATATTAATTCTTGTAAcgtactaattaccataatcaATTTTATGCATActccaatatacatgtaatttaaccAGCATGCTCTTCGAAAATGTCGACACCATGACCGATGTATACCTTCAATTTTCCATCTTCTATGTTAACGTTTCATTTCACAGGGTATTGATGATGAAACTGGTGAGAAATTAATTCAAAGAGAGGATGACAGACCACATGTTGTTAGAGAACGTCTCAATAAATATGATCAACAAATAACTCCAGTTCTTGAGTTTTACGAGTAAGTCATGGTTGCTTTTTGACGCCTAGTTTAGCTAGCTGcgagacctcggatgttcttccgatacaatacgacacgcGGCCGAACATCGCtacctcactgcgaacttcgtttgcTCATCGTAtaggaagaaagcccgaacgtctagcagcaagactatttGACGCCCAGCTTCATTAATTTCATAGTTAAACCTGGGGCATTAAGTAACTACTTACAGAACACTCACCTCTTGTATTTACAGCACATTGCATGTTACTGTTACTGACAGATGCAGCAATAAGCTGTATTCACCCAATCTTGATGTTAtcttgtagtgtagtgtggtgtggtgtggtgtggtgtggtgtggtgtggtgtagtgtagtgtagtgtagtgtagtgtagtgtagtgtagtgtagtgtagtgtagtgtagtgtagtgtagcgaGTGTAGTTTCTtatctgcatggttgtatcagaCAGGAAGAGTGAACAGTAATCTGAAATGTGCTGTATTATTATGATCTTCGATTTgacaatatataattaaaatacaGCGCATTTCAGATTACTGTTCATTCCCCCTCCCCGACACAATTCTATATAAAGTATACAGATTTATGACTTTGATATGGGTATGAAATCATTCGATAACATTCTGAGTGGTTGTCTCAAACAAAAtcagtgaacggtaacttgaaaccGGCAGTAATTGAATACACTTTTTTATAGTGATTTGTTGATTCAGGTTTTCTCATGGATAAGTTTTTGGTGTCAAGATTTTTTTGTAAACCGTATGCCACTTCAATCtgttttttctttctctctAGGAGACAAGGTGTTTTAGAGTCTTTCCACGGGATTGAAACCAACAAAATCTGGCCATTGGTGTATGACTACATGCTGACAAAGATGCCACAAGTTCAAAAAGCACTTTGAAGTGATAACCGTTCACGGATTTGtgttgaccttgaccttgattCAAAGATGCCGCACAGGGTTTTTTACTACCAGGGATACACCATTAATtgtgccgggggggggggggggcaggaaagtgaatttcaaaagaaaatacgAAAACAGATATATGGGTAGATGCTGATATAAAATGTGTAACATTGTCTATTCAAAAATTTATCGAGTAACTGACACAGGGTGCATTTATTTGAAGGGGAGGGGAGATAAACAGCGCACAGTTTCTTCAAGATTTCCACTTTCTAAAATTCTatcataatatttcatttgtaatttgctTCCTTACAATTCACGCAATTACATCTCACAGGCACCAACACGTGTTGTTTTTTGCTGAGCTTACAATGCAAAGTGTTTTGAAGACACAGCTAAGTTGTGTTTTTTATTCTGTCATTATATATTCGTACTTTTTCACTTCAACTTACACATTGGTCACTTTTATACTGTGTTTATTTAATGcagttgttaaaataccaaatgGATGTGTGGTGTTATTAAAGCAGAACTCAATCCCGTATAGGTTTTTAATACCAGTAATTTGAATTGTGAACTGCGCCCTCTACCGGTATATGAAGCATGGCTAACTTTATTGTTGCATGTATTAAGGATGGAACAGGCTGAAAATATTTTGGTGTTCGTGTTAGTAAAGATACAATAAATTCACTTCTAAACAACTGTAAACTTCCAAACTgtgcaagagagagagagagagagagagagagagagagagagagagagagagagagagacagacagacagacagacagacagacagatagacagagcaCGTATGTTACAATCTAAACAAATACGCCATATTCAGTTTTCATCAGAGAGATATGattggtttggccactaggggtgctgttcgAAATCCGTTTTGAATGCAGAGAAATGAGGGCTGAGTATATATTGCAGTGTAAAGGACAGCATGCAAAAAAAATTACCATGACCGAAGTTTACCCCTCACTTGGCTAAATCTGGTCGCTCTCTTGTTATCGTTATGAAATGGCCAGAACTTCAGTAACTGGAACATGGCATATTGCACGTACTCTCCATCTCCAACGGAACACCACTCCATGAAACAGAGACATTCATAAAGTATGGGGTCTAGAGAGTAACTTCATCATTTTACATGACCTACAAGTTGACCTTGTGCCTTTTAACGAGTATCTTTCCTGTGGGtcaatgcatcatgggagtcagcagaatgTATTCAAATTGCACAGTGAATATTCATCACTCCTGtgtgcttattcccttcagtgtaaaacatctcatgaatattcaatattcaaccatgaatatattagtTCTAataactcccatgatgcaacagccTATAGCAAAGATacaccctataaaggcacaagatctcTGAATTTGCAAGTTGAAATGAATCTCCAGAACTCAGGATACGAAAACGTCGATTTCATGGTATGTGTTCCCCattaaaacagaacaaaaaaaatgacaactttGAGCTGCATTTCAAGTTTAATACAAATTGAAACTGATATTAAATTCCTATAATTGCACTTGAACGTTAGTCAGTATCATGACTAccaatgtgatttatatttacaggaataaaaatctgaaatttaaagatagaaaatattatttgctttttacatattttttaaatacaaatgtgAGTGAAGGTTGTGTGAAATAATTCTTTGTGACAAGTTTGTATCTATAACCCAACTCATTTAACTGTTACAAGTTGGACAACTGTTGACATTTTCTGCAAATAAGTTAAATTCTACAACCCTTTCCATTGAATTGTTACAAATTGACCAGTGGTGGggttcattttgacaaatttgaatCTACAACCCCACTCACTGAACTGTCACAATTTTGACCATGAGAAAAGAATTCTTTGTTACAAGTTTGTATCTACAACCCTACTCACTGAACTGCTACATTTGACCATGTGAAAAAAGTTCTTTGTAACAAGTTTGTATCTACAACCCAACTCAGTGAACTGTTACAGATTGATCACGTGAAATTAAACTGAGAGAAGTTTGTACCTACAACCCAATTCATTTAACTGTTACAAGAATATCTTTTAGTAATAATATATGAATCTAAAAGATGTTCTCAATCTGAGTAAAATTCTTCATTAGTTATTCGTTTCTGAAAAATCTTTTAAATTGCGtctgaatcttcaatttggaaTCAAGTCATGAATCCTACTCAAGTTTGGCAGATGTCTGGAGTATCTAAACCTGCAGTCaattcatgatatcaaataatttatattcaagatatcaaatattataatgGTTCTGAATGATAAAAGAATCTGATTCTCAGGTTCGAATATTGCATTCGGATACGAATATCGATAAACCTTATTTTTACTATCAaacatcaaatttgaatatcaatCTAAATCTCATTATAAAAGTAGGATATCAGATCTGATTCGAAGTCTCAAATACTGAATCTGAAAGTGAATCTGAATCAGAATCTGGTTACATAATCATACATTTTGGAATCTGACAAACTACTCTCCATTTCAATAGTCACAGTGATTTTCAAACAAGGTACTAATGTTTAGAATCTTTTGCGAGTGATCAAAGCTTCCTAAAGTGgtcacattttttttgcaattccacgttaataaatatttcaaatatttttgaaatgggAAAACATTAGCAACTATTATTTACtttgtggtaaaaaaaaatatgggtcAAAATTCTAAACCATTTTCTGCTCGAAGAATGGGAGCTCTTTGTAATACTATGTGTAGTAACACTTCACATTGCAAAGCTAGAAACATTCTTACAGCTGGTCACAAGCACATCAGTTGGTTATGATTCTGTATGCTCTGGGACGGCCatgtttttatgcaaattagaacaCAAAActagtaattatgcaaattatgtcatTATACATTTCTGACATGTAACCATGCAATCAGTTGGCTATGATTCTGTATGTTCTGGGAAGACCctgttttatgcaaattagaacaCAAAACaagtcattatgcaaattatttcattatgcATTTCTGACATGTAACAATGCAATCAGTTGGCTATGATTCTGTATGCTCTAGTTCAGTTTTGCTAAAAAAACTCCCACTTACAGAGTAAAAAACTTACATCAACTAACAACTACATAACTGTACAAATTTATAAACTGTGATTGTCAAAAAAGACgatataaatatttaattaCAGTGCAAAGGATAGACTACAAGTTATGTCGTGTCACTATgagggttgactgatgtgtgagggcgctctgtcacagcataccttacagactagtaaatGACGGATATTAAGTACATTATGTGATTTCTAGTCTGATAAAATTGAGTGTGTGAAAATAcaaccttcaagttcaagtgcAGGTTATATACTTTTAAAGGGACACTGTCTGTAACTTGGAGAGGGTGGGGGCAGCCAATCTTTGTTTCACACTGACCACCGACcactaaatgatattgaaacaaATATGATATCAAAAATCTGAGGCTGGGTTTaaacaacatttacaaataaaaatgttacaaatttaataatattatttttggtTTCAAGGTGTTTAATGGGGTTGTCATCATACAATGAGTGATGTTGCGATTTTTTGTAAttctgccatagagggcgtcatttaaaaaaaatgatttcaccAGAATGAGAAATGTAGGGTCGGTCAGGTCCtcagaaacatagaattaagtactGCCACCCTAAAAAGTTACAGTCTGTGCCacttttaaagtgaccatatggatgaggatttggtatttattttggattttcaatctataaaacaattttatcatggtttcctacttgaaaaatcaatgtgaatctACATAGACAAAGTCTCTGTTTGTAACTCTATATCTTGCTAAATGCTATAAAActtgtaaaaagtttgttattgtacatacatatttattaatcttttgcaatgtatcgaGTTATAAATAATGACttggcatgtgttgtttcacattaatttttcagaaGTAGGAagaaattataaaattgttccataaattaaaattccaaaataaataccaaatcctcatccatatggccactttaaagttattttcaatTGTGAGTTtaatagtatatacatgtgAGGT
The Glandiceps talaboti chromosome 23, keGlaTala1.1, whole genome shotgun sequence genome window above contains:
- the LOC144452995 gene encoding GTP:AMP phosphotransferase AK3, mitochondrial-like; this translates as MLARVFRAAVIGAPGSGKGTVSGRLQRDFGLAHLSSGDLFRQHIVHRTDIGEVARRYVEKGELVPDDIVIGLVLHELEGQYSNTNWLLDGFPRIVSQAKALNISQQLDSVINLEVPFDVIIKRLEGRWVHPQSGRVYNMEWNPPKEYGIDDETGEKLIQREDDRPHVVRERLNKYDQQITPVLEFYERQGVLESFHGIETNKIWPLVYDYMLTKMPQVQKAL